GCTCCGCACCCCGCACCCCGCTTCCCGCGCCTCTACCGCAAGTCCGCCACGCCGCAGGCGCGCGCGACTAACACTCAGGGACACCGCTCATCACCCGCGACCCGCCCGCCCGATACTGAGGGCGCGGCGCTTCGCTCGGAGGACCGAACATGCCGCTCGTACCGATCGTCGTGGAGAGCCGGGGCCGCGAAGAACGCGCCTACGACATCTACAGCCGCCTCCTGAAGGACCGGATCATCTTCCTTCAGGGCGTGGTCCAGGACGACATGGCGAACCTGATCGTCGCGCAGATGTTGTACCTCCAGTTTGAAGACCCGAAGCGCGACATCAGCCTTTACATCAACAGCCCCGGCGGGAGCGTCACCGCGGGCATGGCGATCTACGACACCATGCAGTTCATCACGTGCGACGTGGCGACGTACTGCATGGGCCAGGCCGCCAGCATGGGCGCGATGCTCCTGACGGCCGGGACGAAGGGTAAGCGGTACGCCCTGCCGCACGCCCGCGTGATGATCCACCAGCCCAGCGCCGGGAGCGAGGGCACCGCGGAAGAGATCCTCATCCACGCGAAGGAGTTCCTCCGCACGAAGGACACGCTGAACAAGCTGATGGCCAAGCACAGCGGTCAGCCGGTCGAGGCGATCGCGAAGGGCACCGACCGCGACAACTTCATGTCCGCGCAAGAGGCCCGCGACTTCGGTCTGGTCGACAAGGTTCTGGAACGGATGCCGGCGGAGGTCCTCGCCAACCGCCCGACGGGGGATTAAGGAGAACCGCCCCCTCTCGTTCCGAACCGGCGCGAGCGCAGGAAATTGGTTCTGCCCCCTCTCGAAGAACGGGAGGGGGAGGGGGGTAGGTTTTGGGAAGCAGGATGCGACACCACTGGCGGAACCCGCGCTGGTTCACGCACCGCGTTGCGGCCGGTGGGGTCGTCTGCATCACGTTCGCATTTCTCACGGGTTGCAAAACCAACAACCGGTACGACCTGCTCGAAGCGGAAATCCGCACGCGCGAGAAAGAACTCGCGGACACGCGGGCCGCGCTCGATCAGTCACGCAACCTGCTCCGCGCTTACGAAGCCTCGCAGCGCCCAGCGCCCACATCCGGTCCGCAACCCGGAGCGGTCACCGGGGGAAGTGCGTACTTCCCGGTGAAGGAACTCGCGATCGCACGCGGAACTGGCGGCGTCGACGACGACGGCGTTCCCGGTGATGAAGGACTACTCGTTGTGATCGTGCCGCGGGACGAGGACGGCTCCGCGGTGAAGGTTCCGGCGCGGGCTTTGGTTGCGGCGTGGGAGATCACCCCCGCGGGGCTGAAGAATCCCATCGGGTCGTGGAACATCTCGGCCGACAAGCTCCGCCCGACGTGGAAAAGCGGCCTTATTAGCACGGGTTACTTCGTCGCGGTACCGTGGCAGACGCTCCCGAGTTCGGAACGCGTTCGGGTCGCAGTGCGCTTGGTGACCACCGATGGCCGCACGTTCGAGGCCGATCGCGACATTACCGTGAAACCACCTGCTCCGATGCGTGCGGGGGGCGGTGGAGGAAACGTGTTGCCGTACCCGCAGTTGCCTGGCTTCGAGGGGCCGCGTGTGCCCACGATTCCAACCCCGCCCGGAAGCGGCGGAAACGGGCGCCAGCCGGTCTTCCCGGAAATGCCCCCTCCTGGTGTGCCGCCCGCGATTCCACCTGGCGCGGAAGAACTTCCCACCCCCGCGCCGTCCAGTGGCGAACGCGG
This region of Gemmata massiliana genomic DNA includes:
- a CDS encoding ATP-dependent Clp protease proteolytic subunit, giving the protein MPLVPIVVESRGREERAYDIYSRLLKDRIIFLQGVVQDDMANLIVAQMLYLQFEDPKRDISLYINSPGGSVTAGMAIYDTMQFITCDVATYCMGQAASMGAMLLTAGTKGKRYALPHARVMIHQPSAGSEGTAEEILIHAKEFLRTKDTLNKLMAKHSGQPVEAIAKGTDRDNFMSAQEARDFGLVDKVLERMPAEVLANRPTGD